From the Tenrec ecaudatus isolate mTenEca1 unplaced genomic scaffold, mTenEca1.hap1 Scaffold_1912, whole genome shotgun sequence genome, one window contains:
- the LOC142436278 gene encoding translationally-controlled tumor protein-like, translating into MIIYRDLISRDELFSDVYKIWEITGGLCLEVEGTMVRRAQGHIYDALIGGNASAEGPEGDGPEHKVVTDVDIVMNHHLQETSFTKEAYKRYIKDYMKSLKGKLEERKPERMKPFMTGAAEQIKHILANFKKYQFFQGENTIPDGMVALLDYREGGGTPYMIFFKDSLEMEKC; encoded by the coding sequence ATGATCATCTACCGGGACCTCATCAGCCGAGATGAGCTGTTCTCTGACGTGTACAAGATCTGGGAGATCACGGgcgggctgtgtctggaagtggagggTACCATGGTCCGCAGGGCCCAAGGCCACATCTATGACGCGCTCATCGGCGGCAACGCGTCCGCCGAAGGCCCCGAGGGCGACGGGCCCGAGCACAAGGTGGTCACCGACGTGGACATCgtcatgaaccatcacttgcaggaGACCAGCTTCACCAAGGAGGCCTACAAGAGGtacatcaaggactacatgaaatccCTCAAAGGCAAGCTGGAGGAGCGGAAGCCGGAACGCATGAAGCCCTTTATGACCGGGGCTGCCGAGCAGATCAAGCACATCCTCGCCAATTTCAAGAAGTACCAGTTCTTTCAGGGCGAGAACACGATTCCCGACGGCATGGTGGCCCTGCTGGACTACCGCGAGGGCGGCGGGACCCCGTACATGATCTTCTTCAAGGACAGCTTAGagatggagaagtgctga